From Gammaproteobacteria bacterium:
CGCCGTCTTCGTCGGTCTGGGTCTCTGGGCCGGTCTCGGCTCGGGCCAGGAACTACCGACATTGACCGGCGGTGGCGAGGGCTCCTCGCGGCTGGCCGGCTTCGGGGTCGCCCTGCTCGCCGTGCTCTGGTCGTACGACGGCTTCAGCAATCTCAACTTCTCCGCCGGCGAGATCAAAGATCCGGGCCGAACTCTGCCGAGAGCGCTCATTTTCGGGACGGTTTTCATCACCGTCGTATACCTCCTCGTCAACGTCGTGTACGTCCTGGCGTTGCCCGTCGGGGAGATGCAAGGGGTGCTTGCCGTGGCGGAGGCGGCGGCGTCAGCGCTTCTGGGGCCCTGGGGGGCTGCTTTCATCGCAGGGGCGATCGCGGTCTCGACGTTCGGATCAACCAACGGGTCAATCCTGGCGGGCGCGCGCGTCTACTACGCCATGGCGAAGGATCGGCTCTTCTTTCAGTCGGTAGCGAGTGTGCACCCCCGCTACCGGACACCACACGTCTCTCTCTGGCTTCAGTGCTTCTGGGCCTGCGTGCTGGCATTGTCAGGAACCTTCGAGCAGATCTTCACCTACGCGACGTTCGCGGTAATCCTGCTATATGGAGCTGCGGCGGCCAGCGTCTTCACCCTGCGCCGTACTCGCCCCGACCTGCCGCGTCCCTACAGGGTCTGGGGATACCCCGTTGTCCCCGCCTTCTTCCTGGCGTCGGTCGTGGCGCTCGTGATCAACACCCTGGTCGAGAGGCCGTGGGAGTCGTTCTCCGGTCTCGGCGTCCTGGCCCTCGGCATTCCCGCGTACTTCTACTGGAAACGTGGCGGCCGCGGAGACGCTGCGGGGGCGCGGTGACCGGAAGCCGTTCTCTCGCTGATCCTGCGGACTTCCCGGCAAGCGGACAGTCCACATACCTGAATGCAGCCTCGGCCGCCCTCATGTACCGGGGTGCCCGGCAGTCCGCCGTGGAGTGGCAACGGGAGCTGGCGGAGAACGGAACCATCAACTTTGACGAAACCGCCGAGGAAGCCGTCTTCGAGGATCTGCATCGAGCCGCGGCGCGTCTCTTTAACGCGTCGCCCGACGACATCGCCGTCGCGACGAGCGTAACCGAACTCCTTTGCTCGCTCGCCTGGGCGGTGGCCCCCGGTCCCGGTACCAATGTGGTAAGCACCCGGGTAGTGCACCCGAGCACCCACTATCCCTGGGTTCGGGTTTCGTCCTTCACCGGTTGCGAGATCCGGCTCGCTCCGGCCACCGACGGGTACGCGGACCCGGACGCCCTGCTCGGCTCGATCGACGACCGCACGGCTGTCGTCTCGATCTCCCACGCCGAGTTCCGGACGGGCCAACTCTACGATCTGGCCCATCTGGCGGACGTTGCCCACGCCCACGGCGCGCTCCTGGTGGTGGACGCGACCCAGTCGGCCGGAGCCGTCCCCATCGACGTCTCGGCCGCCGGCGTCGATGCGCTGGTCTCGGCCGGGTACAAGTGGCTGTGCGGCCCCTTCGGAGCGGCGGTGATGTATCTCGCTCCGCATCTCCAGAACGAGCTGGATCCCGGACTCGTCGGCTGGCGGAGCCACCGGGACATGTGGGATCTGCGGGCGGACCGGCTGGAGCTTCCGAGCGGCGCCCGGCGCTTCGAGTTCAGCACCATGGGGTACGGATGCGCCGCCGGGCTCACACGATCGATCGAATTCCTGGTCGGCGCGGGAATCGAACGGATCAGCGCGCACAACCGCCGCCTGGCTGATCTGCTCGTGGATGTACTCCGGAAGCAGGGCGCCGAGATCGTCTCTCCTCTGAACGAGCGCGAGCGGACAAGCACTGTGGCCGCCAGATTCCCGGGCCGGGACTCCGCAGGGATCGCCAGCCGTCTGAACGCCGCGAGGGTTGTCGTCTCCAGCCGGGGTGATGTCATCCGCATCTCCCCGCATCTTTACAACGCACCGGACGACATCGAGCGCGTGCGCGAGGAACTCGACCGGTGTCTCAACTGAAATGATGACCGATCCGCCGAGCGACATGCGAGGTCCTGCCAGACCCGCCGGCACGAAAGGAGAACACCTTGGCAAACCTGGTTGATTCGAACGACTTTCCGGCAAGCCGCAGGTCCACATACCTGAACAGCGCATCGGTGGCGCTGATGTATCGCGGTGGCGCGGAGGCCGCCATCGAGTGGCAGGAGGACGTGGCGAACAACGGTACGATCAACTTCGACGAGGTCGCGGAAGACGAGGTCTTCCAGGATCTGCACCGGGCCGCGGCACGCCTCTTCGACGTCAAGCCCGACGACATGGCGGTCGCCGCGAGTTCCACCGAATTCCTGTGCTCCCTGGCCTGGGCCATCATGCCCGGGGCCGGCACGAACGTCGTGAGCGCGGACGTCGTGTTCCCCACGACCCTGTATCCATGGGCCCGGATCTCAAGGTATACGGGCTGTGAGATTCGACTCGCCCGGGGCCGCGACGGGTATGTGAGTCCCGACGAGATGCTTTCCCTAATCGACGACTCGACCGCAGTCGTGTGCGTCTCGCACGTCGAGTATGGCACGGGCCAGATGTACAACCTGACCGAGCTGGGCGAAGTGGCTCACGATCACGGCGCGCTCCTCATCGTAGACGCGACCCAGTCCGCCGGAGGGGTTCCGATAGATCCGTCAGCCTGCCGCGCCGACGCGCTGATTTCCGCCGGCTATAAATGGCTCTGCGGCCCCTTCGGAGCGGCAGTCATGTATCTGGCGCCACACCTCCATGAAGCGCTGAATCCCGGATTGATCGGCTGGCGGAGCCACAAGGATATGTGGGATCTGCAGGCGGACCGGCTAGAGCTGCCCACCACGGCGCGGCGCTTCGAGTTCAGCACCATGGGATACGGATGCGCCGTCGGGCTCACGAGGTCGATCGAGTACCTGGTCGGAGTCGGCGTGAAGCGGATCTTCGACTACAACCTGGGCCTGGCGGATCTGCTCATCGAGGGACTCCGGGAGCGCGGGGCGGCGATCGTCTCCCCGCTGGAGGATGCGGAGCGAACATCGATCGTCTCCGCGCGGTTCCCGAACGCGGACCCTTCGGAGGTTGCCGCACATCTGGGTCGGGCCAACGTGGTCGTTTCGTTGAGGGGCGACTTCGTTCGCTTCTCGCCCCATCTCTACAACCGGCCTGACGACATCGAGCACGCTCTGAAGGAGCTCGATCGGTTCCTCGCCTGAGATTGTCGGCCCCGGTCCGGTCCGCGGCGGCAGCTACCGGATGTTGACCCGTTCGATGGGCGGTGCCAGCGCCGAGTAGAAGGTGCGCATCACTGCGAGGATCACGATGCCCGTGATCATCGATGCGAGAGCACTCTCCATCCTGTCCTCCTGGCCCAAGGTGAATACGTCCCACAGGTACCAGACGCCGCGCCAGAAGGAGACGACGCCGAAACCGACTACTGCCGCGACGACGATCGATCGCACCAGGGACGTCCTGCCCGGAAGTGCCTGGCCATCCGCGGCATGCTCCGATGTGTCACTCATGTCAGGCCCTCCGAATCGGACTGATGTTCTTCAGGTTGAGCGGGCGTGCCTCGCGGCGGTTGCCGGGGCGCGGGAGCTGAAACACCGATCACCCCCCCGGCCTTCGCACCCTCCGCTTGACCTCCGGGTCGACCCGTGTGCCGTACATGGTGATGCCGGACAGGCGCGAGAAGTAGTCGTAGGCCGCGGCCGACACCGCCTCCACGACCGCCCCGCCGTCGCCGCCGTAGTTGGACATCACCGAGATCACGTAGGGGCGGTCGGGCACGTCCACGAGGCCCCAGACGGTGGATACGCCGGTGATCCCGCCCGGCTTGAAGGCGATGGGAACGTTGCGGGGCACCGGGTTGCGGATGGGTCCGCCCTTGAAGATCTCGAGGATCTCGCGCACCCGTGCGCAGCTTGCCTCGCTCATCGGCAAGCCACAGTTCGCGATCCGCTCCATGATCAGCGCGGCGTCCCGGGGCGTGGAAAGATTCTCGTTCCCGCGCGCGGATTCCTCCGGCTGGATCATCTTGCGCTGCAGCAGGGTGTGCTCGGCGCCGAGCGAGGCGGAGAGGGCGTTCACCTCGTCCATTCCCATCTCGTCGATGAGCACGTTGGTCCCGGTGTTGTCCGAATACACGATCATGTAGATGGCGTAGTCCTCAAGCGACAGCGACGCGCCTCCGTCGGTAAGGTGAAGCAGCACCCCGCTGCCGCCGGTGCGCACCTCGTCGGTCATGTCGATGCGGCGACGGAGCAGCCCCGGCTCCTCCTCGGACCGCCGGAAGAGTTCCAGCAGAATGGGGATCTTGATGGAGCTGGCCTGCGGGAAGACCAGCTCGTCGTTCACCCGGAAGCGGTCCCCCGAAGTCAGGTCGATGATGTGAACGCCGGCGACGCCCTCATAGCCATTCACGATGCCTTCCAGCTCCGTCTGCAGCTTTCCGCGCAGAAGCGCCAGATGCTCCTCCTGGGCCGAGAGCGTGGAGGCGAGGGAGAGGAAGAACGTGGAGGCGGCAAGGCCGAGGGCCATGTGGCAGGTGAGGATACGGTGCGGCAGCAAAGACGTCATGGTCCCTCCTGATGATGTGCTTTTCGTCTGGTGCCGAGCTGCGTTGGCGGCTCCGGGCGGCATCGGGTGACGCCCAGAACCCGGCCGCACCCGCTTCTCAGATGCGCATCGCCGAGAAGACGGCCCGGTGCGCGGCCACGATGCGTTCCAGCGCGTCCCGGTTGGGCTCGAGCGACCACTCGCCGCGCTCCGAGGTTCCGCCCAACACGATGCCGTCGCTGCGCGGCTGCATGTGGATGCCAAGGCCACCGGCGGAAACGGGGGCGCCCCCGAAGGTGCCGTAGTTCACTTCCGGCTGCGGAATCAGCACGGTGAGCTGTCCCTTGAGGGGGACCATCGTGCGGTCGCTGAACAGGTCGCGCGCGCCCAGCCCGGTACAGTTGACCACGACCGACTCCTCCAGCTCCACCAGCTCCCCCGGCTCGGTGAACTTTCGGATGACGATGCGCCCGCCTCGGTCCACCACGTCCCGCACCAGGGCATCGAGATAGATGGAGGGTTCGATGCGCATCTGGGTGCGCTGGGTCGCGTAGCGGGTTGCAAACGGATGTTCCCCCGGGCCGAGCAGCCTGGTGCCCGTGCGCAGGTGCGCGGGAAGCAGCGGCTCGCGGTCCCCTCCCCCGCCTCCCCGGGGTCGCGGCTCGTTGTCGCTCAGCGCGTAGCTGTGGATCCAGGACACCCCGTATCCCCGTCCGACAAGCAGTTGCAGCTGCCGGTAGGAAATCTCCGCGGCCTCGCGGAACTGTGCGTCCCAGGCGGGCGTGCGCAGGTCACCGTCGATGAGGCCCGAGGTGGGAGTGAACCCCGCGAGCGACATGTTCGAGGTCGTGTTGGGGGGAACGTCCATCGTGTAGATGGTCACGTCGAAGCCGCGTCGCTGCAGTTGACGCGCGGCGGTGAGGCCCGCGGCCCCGCAACCGATGACCGCAGCGCGGCGGCTGTCGTGCTCCAGGGCCATCTCGGCGGCCATGGCGCCCGTGCCCCATGAGAGCGACATCCCCGCCCCGCCGTGCCCGTAGTTGTGGATCACGGTGGTCTCGTCCAGCCGCTCGGCGCGCAGCAGGAAGCCCGCCGGGCGATGGGGGCGGAGGCCCACAGTCGTGCGGATGATGCGGTCCGGGTCGACGCGCACAGGTGCGAGCCGCAGCGGCGCCTGGGCCATGGGTGTCGAGCGCACTCCGCACGCGCCCAGCCCGCTCCCGAGCAGCCCCAGGCCGCCGATTTTCAGCAGCGTTCGTCGATCCATCATTTCTCCGGCCCATTCTTCCATGGCAGGTGCCTTCGCCGAAGTCCATCTTGGATGGCTGGGCAACGACGGGCAACTCTCCAACCCATCGAAGATTGATATGCGTACCTGCACACGGTACAATTCTTGATTCGGACGTTCCGGCATCGGGGCCTCAAGCGGTTGTTCGGTCGAGCCGATGCCAGCAGAGTCCCGGCCGACCAACGAGAGCGTATTGGGATCGCCCTCGCGGCTCTCGATGCCGCCAAGGTCCCTTCCGACGTAAGTCGACCGGGTTACAGGCTGCATCCGCTGAAGGGCAGCCGCGCCGGATACTGGAGCATCTCGCTCACACGGACCTGGAGGATTGTCTTCCGCATGCATGAAGGGAACGCGTACGATGTCGACCTCGTCGACTATCACTAGCCAAGCAGGGAGGCCGACCCGATGCCTATGAAGAACCCACCCCACCCCGGTCGCGACATCCAGCTCACCTGTCTGGAGCCGCTGGGTTTGAGCGTCACCGACGCGGCGCGAATGCTGGGCGTGGCGCGTCACACGCTCTCACGCCTGCTGAACGGCCACGCGGGCATATCCGCTGAGATGGCCATTCGGCTGGAAAAGGCAGGCTGGTCCAACGCGGAGTTCTGGATGCGCCTTCAAGCGGCCTACGACCTCGCCCAGGCGAGAAAGCGCGAAGATCGGATCAGGGTCGATCTCGATCTCATGCCCGCGCGCGTCGAAGAGCGACAGCCGGTCGGGTAAGCCGGCGCGGCTTCACCCGGGCACGACGAACCCCACCGCCCGGTCCACGACCCGGATATCGACCACCGCGCCATCGGTGAAGTCGATCACGATGCGCCACGGCCGGGTGCCATCCCCGGCCGCG
This genomic window contains:
- a CDS encoding amino acid permease yields the protein MGGSKPHEESRGLARELGLLDSTFLVIGITIGSGIFLTTGVMAESLPHAGLLLVAWAVGGILTVAGALTYAELGAAMPEAGGQYVYLREAYGPLSAFLFGWVIFLVYQPGAVAAVATGFAVYLGYFVPALAIDNTLATITVAGRDLSVSAGQFVAVATIIFLTLMNTRGLRIGALIQNVSTVLKVAAIAVFVGLGLWAGLGSGQELPTLTGGGEGSSRLAGFGVALLAVLWSYDGFSNLNFSAGEIKDPGRTLPRALIFGTVFITVVYLLVNVVYVLALPVGEMQGVLAVAEAAASALLGPWGAAFIAGAIAVSTFGSTNGSILAGARVYYAMAKDRLFFQSVASVHPRYRTPHVSLWLQCFWACVLALSGTFEQIFTYATFAVILLYGAAAASVFTLRRTRPDLPRPYRVWGYPVVPAFFLASVVALVINTLVERPWESFSGLGVLALGIPAYFYWKRGGRGDAAGAR
- a CDS encoding aminotransferase class V-fold PLP-dependent enzyme is translated as MANLVDSNDFPASRRSTYLNSASVALMYRGGAEAAIEWQEDVANNGTINFDEVAEDEVFQDLHRAAARLFDVKPDDMAVAASSTEFLCSLAWAIMPGAGTNVVSADVVFPTTLYPWARISRYTGCEIRLARGRDGYVSPDEMLSLIDDSTAVVCVSHVEYGTGQMYNLTELGEVAHDHGALLIVDATQSAGGVPIDPSACRADALISAGYKWLCGPFGAAVMYLAPHLHEALNPGLIGWRSHKDMWDLQADRLELPTTARRFEFSTMGYGCAVGLTRSIEYLVGVGVKRIFDYNLGLADLLIEGLRERGAAIVSPLEDAERTSIVSARFPNADPSEVAAHLGRANVVVSLRGDFVRFSPHLYNRPDDIEHALKELDRFLA
- a CDS encoding FAD-dependent oxidoreductase, with the translated sequence MMDRRTLLKIGGLGLLGSGLGACGVRSTPMAQAPLRLAPVRVDPDRIIRTTVGLRPHRPAGFLLRAERLDETTVIHNYGHGGAGMSLSWGTGAMAAEMALEHDSRRAAVIGCGAAGLTAARQLQRRGFDVTIYTMDVPPNTTSNMSLAGFTPTSGLIDGDLRTPAWDAQFREAAEISYRQLQLLVGRGYGVSWIHSYALSDNEPRPRGGGGGDREPLLPAHLRTGTRLLGPGEHPFATRYATQRTQMRIEPSIYLDALVRDVVDRGGRIVIRKFTEPGELVELEESVVVNCTGLGARDLFSDRTMVPLKGQLTVLIPQPEVNYGTFGGAPVSAGGLGIHMQPRSDGIVLGGTSERGEWSLEPNRDALERIVAAHRAVFSAMRI
- a CDS encoding HigA family addiction module antitoxin; protein product: MPMKNPPHPGRDIQLTCLEPLGLSVTDAARMLGVARHTLSRLLNGHAGISAEMAIRLEKAGWSNAEFWMRLQAAYDLAQARKREDRIRVDLDLMPARVEERQPVG
- a CDS encoding type II toxin-antitoxin system RelE/ParE family toxin, producing MIRTFRHRGLKRLFGRADASRVPADQRERIGIALAALDAAKVPSDVSRPGYRLHPLKGSRAGYWSISLTRTWRIVFRMHEGNAYDVDLVDYH
- a CDS encoding aminotransferase class V-fold PLP-dependent enzyme, which produces MTGSRSLADPADFPASGQSTYLNAASAALMYRGARQSAVEWQRELAENGTINFDETAEEAVFEDLHRAAARLFNASPDDIAVATSVTELLCSLAWAVAPGPGTNVVSTRVVHPSTHYPWVRVSSFTGCEIRLAPATDGYADPDALLGSIDDRTAVVSISHAEFRTGQLYDLAHLADVAHAHGALLVVDATQSAGAVPIDVSAAGVDALVSAGYKWLCGPFGAAVMYLAPHLQNELDPGLVGWRSHRDMWDLRADRLELPSGARRFEFSTMGYGCAAGLTRSIEFLVGAGIERISAHNRRLADLLVDVLRKQGAEIVSPLNERERTSTVAARFPGRDSAGIASRLNAARVVVSSRGDVIRISPHLYNAPDDIERVREELDRCLN
- a CDS encoding class A beta-lactamase-related serine hydrolase gives rise to the protein MTSLLPHRILTCHMALGLAASTFFLSLASTLSAQEEHLALLRGKLQTELEGIVNGYEGVAGVHIIDLTSGDRFRVNDELVFPQASSIKIPILLELFRRSEEEPGLLRRRIDMTDEVRTGGSGVLLHLTDGGASLSLEDYAIYMIVYSDNTGTNVLIDEMGMDEVNALSASLGAEHTLLQRKMIQPEESARGNENLSTPRDAALIMERIANCGLPMSEASCARVREILEIFKGGPIRNPVPRNVPIAFKPGGITGVSTVWGLVDVPDRPYVISVMSNYGGDGGAVVEAVSAAAYDYFSRLSGITMYGTRVDPEVKRRVRRPGG